From Paenibacillus sp. PK3_47, the proteins below share one genomic window:
- a CDS encoding helicase-associated domain-containing protein: MMKLSSEAQEVLQRSCAAYAAQPFAADKAERLRPAALCRAEQQLALLELRQAGMLELRRKIWGEQLYQIPAERLASIQQTCFPYVPRAVPDSAVALQSATGAGLTGELFRALLFTAREGLPLTGKGAIHSKKMSRLAAGLSLQEHQLADLISPDAGRAHPHPLPAMVIVDLMLAMGLACRNQTAIVLDSGRLKSWFGLTEAEMSSRLYGVILERYGQQSADLQHFRYFISAAGFAPGQWYSLTEVVQAMAAYGLCVPGPQLEAGCLVWLRGLAAFGWCELGSGEGGDACFRWTRMKPLPEIGPENGCLDRPEAAMFIVQPDFEVLVLPETPFPIRWRLAGCAELLHSDDLWSFRLTQKMLEAAAEQGRSPGEEIAWLASHAHGGLPGQVEQALKHWAKGIGRTELSEVILLACRNEKDGEVIAAHPRLQESLTRVGPLHFIVQPEEVAAVRRELAGSGLAPRFSGGREGKMPESDYLLSEAAAQAAEFILPDTENSCGLFGNKVTLQLIPFVSAEAEELMLPGRTAVPQMWLKEWRQYHGSTAQKVMEQALEWGVKVRLALEDRVHEFIPGRIHSRPWRVTGYLLDSGGADGMEAELAAGDWQEMMLLLPRERRISSSSEAGGYVMIR, from the coding sequence ATGATGAAGCTGTCATCTGAGGCGCAGGAGGTGCTGCAAAGGAGCTGTGCTGCTTATGCAGCACAGCCCTTTGCAGCGGACAAGGCAGAGCGGCTGCGTCCGGCGGCCCTCTGCCGTGCCGAGCAGCAGCTGGCTCTGCTGGAGCTGCGCCAGGCAGGGATGCTGGAGCTGCGCCGCAAAATATGGGGCGAGCAGCTGTATCAGATTCCGGCAGAAAGGCTGGCTTCCATACAGCAGACCTGCTTTCCTTATGTTCCACGTGCTGTACCGGACAGTGCGGTAGCTCTTCAGTCAGCCACAGGCGCGGGGCTTACGGGAGAATTGTTCCGGGCATTGCTGTTCACCGCGCGGGAAGGGCTGCCCTTGACCGGAAAAGGGGCCATACACAGCAAAAAAATGAGCCGCCTGGCTGCAGGATTGTCGTTACAGGAGCATCAACTGGCGGATCTGATATCCCCGGATGCAGGCCGTGCGCATCCGCACCCGCTGCCGGCGATGGTCATCGTTGACCTAATGCTGGCAATGGGGCTCGCCTGCCGGAACCAGACGGCTATCGTTCTGGATTCCGGGAGGCTGAAGAGCTGGTTCGGGCTCACTGAAGCTGAAATGTCAAGCCGGCTATACGGCGTTATACTGGAACGTTACGGGCAGCAGTCAGCCGATCTGCAGCATTTCCGTTATTTTATCTCCGCTGCCGGATTCGCGCCAGGGCAATGGTATTCCTTAACGGAGGTTGTTCAGGCAATGGCCGCTTACGGACTTTGTGTACCGGGACCGCAGCTGGAAGCGGGATGTCTGGTATGGCTCAGAGGACTGGCGGCGTTCGGCTGGTGCGAGCTTGGAAGCGGAGAGGGTGGCGATGCATGCTTCCGCTGGACAAGAATGAAGCCGCTGCCGGAAATTGGCCCGGAGAACGGATGCCTGGATCGGCCGGAAGCAGCAATGTTTATTGTACAGCCGGATTTCGAAGTGCTTGTTCTCCCGGAAACCCCGTTTCCTATCCGGTGGAGGCTTGCCGGATGTGCCGAACTGCTGCACAGCGACGACCTGTGGAGCTTCAGGCTGACCCAAAAAATGCTTGAAGCTGCTGCGGAGCAGGGCCGCTCTCCCGGGGAGGAAATAGCCTGGCTGGCTTCCCATGCGCACGGGGGATTGCCGGGACAAGTGGAGCAGGCCCTGAAGCATTGGGCCAAAGGGATCGGACGTACAGAGCTGTCAGAGGTTATTCTTCTGGCTTGCCGGAATGAAAAGGACGGAGAGGTCATTGCTGCCCATCCGCGGCTGCAGGAGAGCCTTACCAGAGTGGGGCCGCTGCACTTCATTGTCCAGCCGGAGGAGGTCGCAGCGGTCCGCAGGGAGCTGGCAGGTTCGGGGCTGGCGCCGCGCTTCAGCGGGGGCCGGGAAGGGAAAATGCCGGAATCTGATTACTTGCTGTCTGAAGCTGCCGCGCAGGCTGCAGAATTTATCCTCCCGGACACAGAAAATTCCTGTGGGCTATTCGGTAATAAAGTTACACTGCAGCTGATCCCGTTCGTCTCTGCCGAAGCGGAAGAACTGATGCTGCCGGGCCGGACGGCTGTGCCGCAGATGTGGTTGAAGGAATGGCGGCAGTATCACGGCTCGACAGCGCAGAAGGTGATGGAGCAGGCCCTGGAATGGGGAGTAAAGGTCCGCCTGGCACTGGAAGACCGGGTTCACGAGTTTATTCCCGGCCGAATCCACTCCCGCCCCTGGAGAGTGACGGGCTATCTGCTGGATTCCGGGGGGGCAGACGGAATGGAGGCGGAGCTGGCCGCAGGGGATTGGCAGGAGATGATGCTCCTGCTGCCCCGGGAACGGAGAATTTCCTCTTCTTCTGAGGCAGGCGGATATGTTATGATAAGATAG
- a CDS encoding YlbF family regulator translates to MSVAEMNTVDMAEVLTYAYELGDMINQSAEVSDYLYWKGRVAANPQIQAMIRVLDSKKELFEETQRFGHFHPNYHSAKDEVTAVERELEQFEEVVRFKLAEKTLDDILHSMSEAIAFSVSDSIKVPSNDPNPKGGCGSGGKCSCG, encoded by the coding sequence ATGAGCGTAGCTGAAATGAATACGGTCGATATGGCCGAAGTGCTTACTTACGCCTATGAATTAGGCGATATGATTAATCAATCCGCTGAAGTATCGGATTACTTATACTGGAAAGGCCGGGTTGCTGCCAACCCGCAAATCCAGGCCATGATTAGAGTGCTGGACAGCAAGAAGGAGCTGTTCGAGGAGACCCAGCGGTTTGGTCATTTTCACCCGAATTATCATTCGGCCAAGGATGAGGTTACAGCGGTAGAGCGGGAGCTTGAACAGTTCGAAGAGGTTGTACGCTTCAAGCTGGCGGAGAAGACGCTGGATGATATCCTGCACTCGATGTCGGAAGCGATTGCCTTCTCCGTATCGGACAGCATCAAGGTGCCCAGCAATGATCCCAACCCCAAAGGCGGATGCGGCAGCGGAGGCAAATGCTCTTGCGGATAA
- a CDS encoding YlbG family protein, giving the protein MFAERTGYIVWVSDVKAARNLEKYGTLHYVSRRMHYAVMYVNAERAEEVMKNVRRLSYVRKIERSYRNELKTEYTSNGQDKSRYYGL; this is encoded by the coding sequence ATGTTTGCGGAACGGACAGGATATATCGTGTGGGTTAGTGACGTCAAGGCGGCACGCAACCTGGAGAAATACGGAACTCTTCATTACGTATCCCGCAGGATGCATTACGCGGTTATGTATGTGAATGCGGAACGGGCAGAGGAAGTTATGAAGAATGTCCGCAGGCTCTCCTACGTGCGCAAGATCGAGAGATCTTACCGTAATGAGCTCAAGACGGAATATACCAGCAACGGACAGGACAAGTCCCGTTACTACGGACTATAA
- a CDS encoding EAL domain-containing protein, with the protein MIKDWALSKKLSVIPQYLQHMNGRVKGEVKELGRLAALLDIMNNERLDTYFQPILQLHSGQTLGHEVLNRPPSSAQFPTTEQFYEFAGRTEQMYRFEQYCRRMSLSRYVDKLPAADRGSGKLIFINVHPGVLHDARHKSGETLGLLHSLGLSPEKVVFELTERQAVQDYVSFEKVLSHYRTQGFRIAVDDAGSGYNSLKTLVYLKPEFIKLDKSLIHGIHGSREQQELLELVREYAARSDTKVIAEGIETAEELEFLQRSGIEFGQGYALGRPSLLPVQGAFPPGDHHNPELELGGYRYVSADRRNRRADSGDFLSS; encoded by the coding sequence ATGATTAAAGATTGGGCATTGTCCAAAAAGCTATCGGTAATTCCGCAATACCTCCAGCACATGAACGGAAGAGTGAAGGGAGAGGTCAAAGAGCTGGGGAGACTGGCCGCACTCCTGGATATTATGAATAATGAACGTCTGGATACTTATTTTCAGCCTATATTGCAGCTGCACAGCGGCCAGACCCTGGGGCATGAGGTGCTGAACCGGCCGCCCAGCTCAGCCCAATTCCCTACGACAGAGCAATTTTATGAATTTGCCGGGCGGACGGAGCAGATGTACCGTTTCGAGCAGTACTGCCGGCGGATGTCGCTGTCCCGGTATGTGGATAAGCTGCCGGCGGCGGACAGGGGGAGCGGAAAGCTGATTTTTATTAATGTGCATCCGGGGGTGCTTCATGATGCCCGCCACAAAAGCGGAGAAACTCTGGGGCTGCTGCATTCACTGGGGCTCTCTCCGGAAAAGGTAGTCTTTGAACTGACTGAACGGCAGGCGGTGCAGGATTATGTAAGCTTCGAAAAGGTATTGTCCCATTACCGTACCCAGGGCTTCCGCATTGCTGTGGACGATGCAGGCTCGGGATACAATAGCCTCAAGACACTTGTCTATCTCAAGCCGGAGTTCATCAAGCTGGACAAGTCCCTGATCCATGGAATACACGGCAGCCGTGAACAGCAGGAGCTGCTGGAGCTGGTCAGGGAATATGCGGCCAGATCAGACACAAAGGTCATCGCTGAAGGCATTGAAACGGCGGAGGAGCTGGAATTTTTGCAGCGTTCCGGGATCGAATTCGGCCAGGGATATGCGCTGGGCAGGCCATCACTGCTGCCGGTTCAGGGCGCTTTCCCGCCCGGTGATCATCACAATCCAGAGTTAGAGTTGGGAGGCTACAGGTATGTTTCTGCAGATCGGAGAAATCGCCGAGCAGATTCCGGAGATTTCCTGTCATCATAA
- a CDS encoding GGDEF domain-containing protein produces MFLQIGEIAEQIPEISCHHKCEYVDQVFKSNPQLQGVAVCENGLPVALIMRIRFYQQIGTLYGYTLYMGRPVELVMDRNPLVVEYKTPITEVSRLAMNRSDENLYDYVMVIHEEKLFGAVSVRDLLLNFAEIQAVAASFLNPLTGLPGNLSINEWMVKTLLQEQFSVLYIDLDHFKAYNDTYGFKEGDRMLQATAEILKHAALQQGGFLGHIGGDDFIIFINHYNFEECCRSIISQFETAVQDFYHAGHLAQAYVLTESRSGVMEEIPLVSISVAVVTNRFRRFESPQDLSGEAARLKKKCKMIKGSSYVDDEDYALLQDCR; encoded by the coding sequence ATGTTTCTGCAGATCGGAGAAATCGCCGAGCAGATTCCGGAGATTTCCTGTCATCATAAATGCGAATATGTGGATCAGGTTTTTAAAAGCAACCCGCAGCTTCAGGGAGTCGCCGTATGCGAAAATGGCCTTCCTGTGGCGCTGATCATGAGAATCCGCTTTTACCAGCAGATCGGGACCCTTTACGGTTATACCCTGTATATGGGCAGACCTGTAGAGCTTGTCATGGACAGAAACCCGCTTGTCGTGGAATACAAAACGCCTATCACCGAGGTCAGCAGGCTGGCCATGAACAGAAGCGACGAAAATCTGTATGATTACGTGATGGTTATTCATGAGGAGAAGCTGTTCGGGGCTGTCAGTGTGAGGGATCTGCTGCTGAACTTTGCCGAGATCCAGGCGGTTGCCGCCAGTTTTCTGAATCCGCTGACCGGACTTCCTGGCAATCTCAGCATCAATGAGTGGATGGTAAAAACGCTGCTGCAGGAGCAGTTCAGTGTGCTGTACATAGATCTGGATCATTTTAAAGCCTACAACGATACCTACGGATTTAAGGAAGGGGACCGGATGCTTCAGGCGACAGCAGAGATATTGAAGCATGCTGCGCTGCAGCAGGGCGGGTTCCTGGGCCATATCGGCGGGGACGACTTTATTATTTTTATCAACCACTATAACTTTGAAGAATGCTGCAGGTCGATCATCTCGCAATTTGAGACGGCCGTTCAGGATTTTTACCATGCCGGACATCTGGCCCAGGCTTATGTACTGACAGAGAGCCGTTCGGGTGTAATGGAGGAAATTCCGCTCGTCTCCATCTCTGTGGCAGTCGTGACCAACCGCTTCCGGCGTTTTGAATCCCCCCAGGATCTTTCGGGCGAAGCGGCACGGCTGAAGAAAAAATGTAAAATGATCAAGGGCAGCAGTTACGTGGATGATGAGGATTATGCGCTGCTGCAGGACTGCCGCTAA
- a CDS encoding selenium metabolism-associated LysR family transcriptional regulator: MNFHQLHIFYTVSERGSFSAAAQTLHMTQPAVTMQVQALEDYFGTKLFDRSSKKIILSEAGRALLPYARRSIMLMRETDQAMSAFTHMLEGRLQLGASLTIGEYVLPRLLGPFGREYPNISIVMKVMNTSQIMEEINKHQLNFGLIEAPVAHPDMEVEPVMGDELKLIVPGDHPLAEREEVMLEEALQYPFVLREQGSGTRQVMEEQLMSKGLDSSAMKIVMELGSNGAVKSAVEAGLGLTIISTSSVKHEVALGLMKIVNISDASFKRQFYAIHLKSTLLPISAVTFLTFLRQHSSGQ; encoded by the coding sequence ATGAATTTTCATCAGCTTCATATTTTTTATACGGTTTCGGAACGGGGGAGCTTCTCGGCTGCAGCCCAGACGCTGCACATGACACAGCCGGCGGTGACGATGCAGGTGCAGGCGCTGGAGGATTATTTCGGCACCAAGCTGTTCGACCGCTCCAGCAAAAAAATTATTCTCTCTGAAGCCGGCCGTGCGCTTCTTCCTTATGCCAGGCGGAGCATCATGCTGATGCGCGAAACAGATCAGGCGATGTCGGCGTTTACTCATATGCTGGAAGGGCGCCTGCAGCTGGGAGCCAGCCTGACGATCGGCGAATATGTGCTGCCGCGGCTGCTCGGACCTTTTGGCAGGGAGTATCCGAATATTTCGATCGTCATGAAAGTGATGAACACCTCGCAGATTATGGAGGAAATCAACAAGCACCAGCTTAATTTCGGACTGATCGAAGCGCCGGTGGCGCATCCGGATATGGAGGTAGAGCCGGTAATGGGGGATGAACTCAAGCTGATTGTGCCGGGAGATCACCCGCTGGCAGAGAGGGAAGAGGTTATGCTGGAGGAGGCGCTGCAGTATCCGTTTGTGCTGAGGGAACAAGGATCGGGCACCCGGCAGGTGATGGAGGAGCAGCTGATGTCCAAAGGACTGGACTCCAGCGCAATGAAGATCGTGATGGAGCTTGGAAGCAACGGTGCGGTGAAATCGGCGGTGGAGGCCGGACTCGGTCTGACGATAATTTCCACTTCGTCGGTCAAACATGAAGTCGCACTGGGGTTAATGAAGATTGTGAACATCAGCGATGCATCCTTTAAAAGGCAGTTCTATGCCATACATCTCAAATCGACGCTGCTGCCGATCTCGGCTGTTACCTTTCTTACCTTCCTGCGCCAGCACTCCAGCGGGCAGTAA
- a CDS encoding PHP domain-containing protein, with translation MQQEPGRCDLHTHTLSSDGKQPPADNVRLAYEKGLAAVAITDHDTVGGIAEALEAGRKYGITVVPGVEISSRAGGKEIHVLGYFIDHEQELFLSRLAAQRDTRDQRNEAIIGRLNELGITITLDNVIRGIGRELKQGESVGRPHIADELVRLGAASDMRDAFDKYLAEGAAAYVSPPRIAPELACRWILEAGGTPVLAHPGIYGNDELVRSIIAGSELRGIEVYHSDHGQAEEERYLAMAGEYGLLVTGGSDFHGARQGVIFHGDIGSVTVGVDVLNQLRIAKK, from the coding sequence ATGCAGCAGGAACCGGGGAGATGTGATCTTCACACCCATACCTTGTCCTCTGACGGCAAGCAGCCGCCTGCAGACAATGTGCGGCTGGCCTACGAGAAGGGGCTCGCAGCTGTAGCGATAACCGATCATGATACGGTTGGCGGAATCGCGGAAGCTTTGGAAGCAGGCCGGAAATACGGAATTACGGTAGTACCTGGAGTCGAAATCAGCTCGCGTGCCGGAGGCAAAGAAATTCATGTGCTCGGATACTTTATCGATCATGAGCAGGAGCTGTTTCTGTCGCGTCTTGCCGCGCAGAGAGATACCCGGGACCAGCGGAATGAGGCCATTATCGGCAGGCTGAATGAGCTGGGAATCACAATTACGCTCGACAATGTAATCCGGGGAATTGGCCGGGAGCTGAAGCAGGGCGAGAGTGTCGGGCGGCCTCATATCGCCGACGAGCTGGTGCGGCTGGGGGCAGCAAGTGACATGCGCGATGCCTTTGATAAATATCTCGCTGAAGGCGCAGCGGCCTATGTATCTCCGCCGCGGATTGCCCCGGAGCTGGCCTGCCGGTGGATCCTGGAAGCCGGTGGCACGCCGGTGCTGGCCCACCCCGGCATTTACGGGAATGATGAGCTGGTCCGCTCCATTATCGCCGGCAGTGAGCTGCGCGGTATCGAAGTATACCACTCGGACCACGGACAGGCTGAAGAAGAAAGATACCTTGCCATGGCCGGGGAGTACGGCCTGCTGGTCACAGGCGGCTCGGATTTTCACGGTGCGCGCCAGGGTGTCATTTTTCACGGGGATATCGGCAGTGTGACGGTTGGTGTTGATGTGCTGAATCAGCTGAGGATTGCGAAGAAGTAG
- a CDS encoding NFACT RNA binding domain-containing protein, with protein MALDGIVTRAIVHELQPFTGARVGKIYQPNTHDLIFILRGAGGGGKLLLSANPTYPRLHLTERSTINPAEAPMFCMLMRKHCEGGTIESITQVGMERIIHINIRTRDELGDVSAKKIIIELMGRHSNIILTDLSTGTIIDGIHHVTPSISSYRVVMPGAAYTEPPQQHKLNPLETGKEAFLALMTSAEEAALLSEDLEEEPEEMIEGEIAGLLRSLEEPKAAGTGGPAPSADPAGWIVHAFSGISPLIAGEIVTRAAKVSPEAASESGGPLEPAALWEAFRSVMVPVKDFAFAPIIGHNAKGKSIFSAVPLTLNNDPVKQYSSISTCLEDYYGDKAERDTVKQRVSDLIRFISNERGKNVKKLANLQKDLEEAEDADQYRIWGELLFASLHTLNKGDKEAKLINYYDEEQKEITIPLDPLLTPSDNAQRYFKKYNKYKNSLLIIDEQLTKTHEEIAYMETLLQQLAHASLNDIEEIRDELVSQGYMRDRSKKGKKKKKTTRPTLQVYTSSEGIDIYVGKNNLQNEYVTNRLASANDTWLHTKDIPGSHVVIRSETFGDATLEEAAQLAAYYSQAKQSSSVPVDCTLIRHVRKPSGAKPGFVIYDHQKTLFVTPDEERIKSLPNALKS; from the coding sequence ATGGCATTAGACGGTATTGTTACAAGAGCGATCGTGCACGAGCTTCAGCCTTTTACCGGTGCGCGTGTCGGCAAAATATATCAGCCTAACACCCACGACCTTATCTTCATTCTGCGCGGCGCCGGCGGCGGCGGCAAGCTGCTGCTGTCGGCCAATCCGACCTATCCCCGCCTGCATCTGACAGAACGCAGCACGATCAACCCGGCGGAGGCGCCGATGTTCTGCATGCTGATGCGCAAGCACTGTGAAGGCGGGACCATCGAGAGCATCACACAGGTTGGCATGGAGCGGATTATTCACATCAATATCCGGACACGGGATGAGCTCGGCGATGTCTCGGCCAAAAAAATCATTATCGAGCTGATGGGCCGGCACAGCAATATCATCCTGACCGATCTGTCCACCGGCACAATTATTGACGGGATTCACCACGTTACGCCTTCCATCAGCAGCTACCGGGTAGTGATGCCTGGTGCCGCCTATACCGAGCCGCCGCAGCAGCATAAGCTGAATCCGCTGGAGACAGGTAAGGAAGCCTTCTTGGCCTTAATGACTTCGGCAGAGGAAGCTGCGCTTCTGTCAGAGGACCTTGAAGAAGAACCCGAAGAAATGATAGAGGGAGAGATCGCCGGACTGCTGCGTTCACTGGAGGAGCCAAAAGCCGCCGGAACAGGCGGACCTGCACCTTCAGCCGACCCTGCCGGCTGGATCGTGCATGCCTTTAGCGGAATTAGCCCTCTGATTGCAGGAGAGATTGTGACAAGAGCAGCGAAGGTCAGCCCGGAAGCTGCTTCGGAATCGGGCGGACCGTTAGAGCCTGCGGCACTCTGGGAAGCTTTCCGGTCCGTTATGGTTCCGGTTAAGGATTTCGCCTTCGCGCCGATCATCGGACATAACGCCAAAGGCAAATCCATTTTCTCAGCAGTTCCTCTGACCTTAAATAATGACCCTGTGAAGCAGTACAGCTCCATCAGCACTTGTCTGGAGGATTACTACGGGGATAAAGCAGAACGCGATACCGTAAAACAGCGGGTAAGCGATCTGATCCGCTTTATCAGCAATGAACGGGGCAAAAATGTGAAGAAGCTGGCCAATCTCCAGAAGGATCTGGAGGAGGCGGAGGATGCTGACCAATACCGGATTTGGGGTGAGCTCCTGTTCGCATCCCTGCATACCTTGAACAAAGGGGACAAGGAAGCGAAGCTGATCAATTACTATGACGAGGAGCAAAAGGAAATCACCATTCCGCTGGATCCGCTGCTGACTCCCTCGGACAATGCACAGCGTTATTTTAAGAAATACAACAAATACAAGAACAGCCTGCTGATTATCGATGAACAGCTGACCAAAACGCATGAGGAAATTGCCTATATGGAGACACTGCTGCAGCAGCTGGCCCATGCCTCACTGAATGATATCGAAGAAATCCGCGACGAGCTGGTGAGCCAGGGATATATGCGCGACCGCAGCAAAAAAGGAAAAAAGAAGAAAAAAACAACCCGTCCTACCCTGCAGGTCTATACCTCATCCGAAGGCATTGACATTTATGTCGGCAAAAACAATCTGCAGAACGAGTACGTCACCAACCGGCTGGCTTCTGCCAATGACACCTGGCTGCATACCAAGGATATACCGGGGTCACACGTCGTAATCCGCAGCGAAACATTCGGTGATGCCACCCTGGAGGAAGCGGCGCAGCTGGCGGCTTATTACAGTCAGGCGAAGCAATCCAGCAGTGTTCCGGTTGACTGCACTTTGATCCGTCATGTCCGCAAGCCCAGCGGCGCAAAGCCCGGCTTTGTCATTTATGATCACCAGAAAACCCTCTTCGTCACACCGGATGAGGAGCGTATCAAGAGCCTGCCGAATGCTCTGAAAAGCTAG